One window of the Acaryochloris sp. CCMEE 5410 genome contains the following:
- a CDS encoding VOC family protein, whose product MQIEPLIAVKDVAASSQFYQQLLGCESAHGGDEYEMLTFEGKLLLQLHRQDTHEHPGLWNPEIPPGNGVILWFRTYDFEASVAKVRTLSPEIVTEPHINPNAQQHEIWFRDPDGYLVVISDHMGDAKA is encoded by the coding sequence ATGCAAATAGAGCCGCTTATTGCCGTTAAAGATGTGGCAGCGAGTAGCCAGTTTTACCAACAACTCTTGGGTTGTGAAAGCGCCCATGGGGGCGATGAATATGAAATGCTGACGTTTGAGGGGAAACTGCTGCTGCAACTTCATCGCCAGGATACGCATGAGCATCCTGGGCTGTGGAATCCTGAGATACCGCCTGGGAATGGGGTGATTTTATGGTTTCGCACCTATGATTTTGAGGCCAGTGTTGCTAAGGTTCGAACTCTCAGCCCAGAAATTGTCACCGAACCCCATATCAACCCGAACGCCCAACAGCATGAAATTTGGTTTCGCGATCCCGATGGTTACTTGGTTGTGATTTCAGACCATATGGGTGATGCCAAGGCATAG
- a CDS encoding GNAT family N-acetyltransferase, translating into MNIRIAQLDDVETLFEIRTSVAENYQSREEIAELGITPESVTKMLEADCCAWIAEVDDQAIGFSIASATEKTIFGLFVLPAFEGQGVGRALMQVTETWFWSKEIDEIWLVTGNNPSFRAYGFYLHLNWIPVGVESNGDFKGEMKFIKKRP; encoded by the coding sequence ATGAATATCCGCATTGCTCAATTGGATGATGTCGAAACTCTGTTTGAGATTCGAACCAGCGTTGCCGAAAATTATCAATCCCGAGAAGAGATTGCTGAACTGGGCATTACCCCAGAGTCAGTAACCAAAATGTTAGAGGCGGACTGTTGTGCATGGATCGCTGAGGTTGATGATCAAGCGATTGGCTTCTCCATTGCCAGCGCCACAGAAAAAACAATATTTGGCCTTTTTGTCCTCCCCGCTTTTGAAGGACAGGGGGTGGGACGTGCTCTCATGCAAGTTACTGAAACTTGGTTCTGGTCAAAGGAGATTGACGAGATTTGGTTAGTTACAGGCAATAACCCTAGCTTCAGAGCCTATGGTTTCTATCTACATCTCAATTGGATTCCAGTTGGCGTTGAGTCAAATGGAGACTTCAAAGGAGAGATGAAATTTATCAAAAAACGTCCTTAG
- a CDS encoding UPF0175 family protein, whose protein sequence is MIQIQLNLPESAFSALRSSPDEFAQELLIAAVVKWYEVGMVSQSKAAEIAGVSRQAFLQALDRFEVSPFQTTPEELTEEVGRG, encoded by the coding sequence ATGATTCAAATTCAACTCAATTTACCAGAAAGTGCCTTCTCTGCCCTGCGCAGCAGTCCAGACGAATTCGCCCAAGAACTCCTCATCGCCGCTGTCGTCAAATGGTACGAGGTCGGCATGGTTTCCCAATCCAAAGCTGCCGAAATCGCAGGTGTCAGCCGTCAAGCCTTTCTGCAAGCCCTTGATCGATTTGAAGTCTCCCCCTTTCAGACCACTCCAGAGGAACTGACAGAGGAAGTTGGTCGTGGTTAA
- a CDS encoding type IIL restriction-modification enzyme MmeI yields MNAVEIEEAVSELAEAPFDPEVFPFAFLEAFGNKSTTIKKLKSKRSSTNKSDLDGLLQRNNIHLKVCTEGEVTDTLTALRESPATTKHKAKFNDEVLGRIYGGRRFKNDTERLEKLFDLYTKMTA; encoded by the coding sequence ATAAATGCAGTTGAAATCGAAGAAGCCGTTTCTGAGCTTGCCGAAGCGCCTTTTGACCCGGAGGTGTTTCCTTTTGCGTTTCTAGAAGCTTTCGGCAATAAGTCAACGACGATCAAGAAACTCAAAAGTAAGCGTAGTAGCACCAACAAGTCTGACCTGGATGGCTTGCTCCAGCGTAATAATATCCATCTAAAGGTTTGTACAGAAGGTGAAGTCACTGACACGCTGACGGCTTTGCGAGAAAGCCCAGCGACCACCAAGCACAAGGCTAAGTTTAATGACGAAGTACTCGGACGTATCTACGGTGGCCGTCGTTTCAAGAATGACACAGAGCGACTCGAAAAACTATTTGACCTGTACACAAAAATGACTGCTTAA
- a CDS encoding Uma2 family endonuclease, whose translation MTISSPETYTAEEYLVSELDSDLRHEFRNGEIIEMTGGTPAHNEINGNLLMLLKLALRRQPYWVFVTDQRLWIPDCNLYTYPDVMVAAKPLQLQEGRADTVINALFIAEVLSKSTRSYDLDEKFAAYRTIPTFQEYLLIDQYSPQVSHYTKQSNNQWLFTDYAGPEGNIHLSSVAAEIPLAELYGNVEF comes from the coding sequence ATGACGATTTCATCCCCTGAAACCTATACTGCTGAAGAATATCTGGTCTCAGAACTGGACTCGGACCTTCGCCATGAGTTTCGAAATGGAGAAATCATCGAAATGACAGGTGGCACGCCTGCCCACAACGAGATTAACGGTAACTTATTGATGCTGTTGAAGTTAGCTCTCCGGAGGCAGCCTTACTGGGTGTTTGTGACGGATCAGCGGTTATGGATTCCTGATTGTAATCTCTATACATATCCCGATGTGATGGTGGCAGCGAAGCCGTTGCAATTGCAAGAGGGACGAGCAGATACGGTCATCAATGCCCTTTTTATCGCTGAGGTGTTGTCAAAATCAACGCGCAGCTATGACTTAGATGAGAAGTTTGCTGCTTATCGAACAATTCCTACATTTCAGGAATACCTTTTGATTGATCAGTACAGTCCCCAAGTCTCTCACTACACTAAGCAGAGCAATAATCAGTGGCTATTTACAGACTACGCTGGCCCAGAAGGCAATATTCATTTGTCATCGGTTGCTGCAGAGATACCGTTAGCTGAACTTTACGGAAATGTCGAGTTTTGA
- a CDS encoding DNA polymerase III subunit gamma/tau — translation MAYEPLHHKYRPQVFADLVGQDAIATTLTNAIEFERIAPAYLFTGPRGTGKTSSARILAKSLNCLNSPKPTPIPCGTCSVCQEVALGTSLDVIEIDAASNTGVDNIRDLIERAQFAPVQCRFKIYCLDEVHMLSTAAFNALLKTLEEPPDRVVFILATTDPQRVLPTIISRCQRFDFRRIALDPMIQHLTHIAEQESIAITPSAVELIAQVAQGGLRDAESLLDQLSLLSGEIDNTQVWDLVGSVPEQALLALLQAIIEQQPALMVERTHALLDRGREPLTVLQNLAGFYRDLLIAKTAPTRRDLVAITAPTWTDLCQLAQQFEVNDILAKQQHLRNCETQIKNSTQPRLWLEVSLLGLLPGAAQSTDPKPILIQTSPQPLGTATHSPEPVSAGPAHPVPPPEAPAPTQTSPVADTPQPAAPASPQAPPAPEPQVIPQPEAHPPAAEDLPAPLEDLPEPLEDLPEPLEDSPEPLEDSPEPLEETPAPLPSLQADSIPPPAPPQPETTPAPLPPPSDPSAPVQIDLMEVWQQLLQSLNLPSRALLKEHGQLLYWQGREVRIGIRKTLLRLAQGKVQELEETFEKCFNRKVKVTLKVLTEEQMRAKPASTSSAPPPVSAPPPVSNPPANMAAPQPVAAPPAPLQNGHAAPQTAPAAPTAAPPTWQSEDEITSAAKSFAQFFNGAFVDIDPKEPEQTETAKSK, via the coding sequence GTGGCTTACGAACCGCTGCATCATAAATATCGTCCCCAAGTCTTTGCAGATTTAGTGGGACAAGATGCGATCGCAACCACGTTGACCAATGCGATTGAGTTCGAGCGGATTGCTCCTGCCTATCTCTTTACTGGCCCTCGGGGTACGGGAAAAACCTCCAGCGCCCGCATCCTCGCCAAATCCCTCAACTGCCTCAATAGCCCAAAACCCACACCAATCCCCTGCGGTACCTGTTCCGTTTGCCAGGAAGTGGCCCTAGGCACATCTCTCGATGTTATCGAAATTGACGCTGCCAGCAATACGGGCGTAGACAATATTCGCGACTTAATCGAACGGGCTCAATTTGCACCGGTTCAGTGTCGATTTAAAATTTACTGCTTGGATGAAGTCCATATGCTCAGCACGGCAGCATTTAATGCCTTGCTGAAGACATTAGAAGAACCCCCAGATCGGGTGGTGTTTATCCTCGCGACGACAGATCCCCAAAGAGTCTTACCCACCATTATTTCTCGCTGCCAACGGTTTGACTTTCGGCGGATCGCTCTAGATCCCATGATTCAGCATCTCACCCATATTGCTGAACAAGAATCGATTGCCATTACTCCCTCGGCGGTAGAACTGATTGCCCAAGTTGCCCAAGGCGGGTTACGAGATGCAGAAAGTTTACTCGATCAGCTCAGCTTACTCTCGGGGGAAATTGATAATACCCAGGTCTGGGATTTAGTCGGCTCCGTCCCAGAACAGGCGCTCTTAGCCCTACTGCAAGCCATTATCGAACAACAGCCAGCATTGATGGTCGAACGTACCCATGCCTTGCTCGATCGCGGTCGGGAACCGTTAACGGTACTTCAGAATTTAGCAGGCTTTTATCGGGATTTGCTGATCGCCAAAACGGCCCCTACTCGCAGAGATTTAGTGGCCATCACGGCCCCGACTTGGACCGATCTGTGCCAGCTCGCCCAGCAGTTTGAGGTCAATGACATTCTGGCCAAGCAACAGCACCTACGCAATTGTGAAACTCAAATCAAGAATTCTACCCAGCCTCGCTTATGGCTAGAAGTCTCACTTTTGGGTCTGTTACCAGGTGCCGCCCAGTCTACCGATCCGAAGCCGATTCTTATTCAGACCTCACCCCAGCCCTTAGGAACTGCAACTCATTCACCGGAGCCAGTATCAGCAGGACCTGCTCACCCCGTTCCCCCGCCGGAAGCCCCTGCCCCCACTCAAACATCCCCAGTTGCTGACACGCCCCAACCCGCTGCTCCAGCAAGTCCCCAGGCCCCTCCAGCCCCAGAGCCTCAAGTTATCCCCCAACCAGAGGCCCACCCTCCTGCAGCCGAGGACTTACCTGCACCTCTAGAAGACTTACCCGAACCTCTAGAAGACTTACCCGAACCTCTAGAAGACTCACCCGAACCTCTAGAAGACTCACCCGAACCTCTAGAAGAAACTCCTGCCCCCCTGCCTAGCCTGCAGGCAGACTCCATTCCACCCCCAGCGCCCCCACAACCCGAAACGACGCCTGCTCCACTCCCACCCCCCTCAGACCCTTCTGCCCCTGTGCAGATTGATCTAATGGAGGTATGGCAGCAGCTTTTACAAAGCCTGAATTTGCCCAGTCGGGCCTTGCTAAAAGAACATGGCCAACTCCTCTATTGGCAAGGGCGAGAAGTTCGGATTGGCATTCGTAAAACCTTACTTCGACTGGCTCAAGGCAAAGTCCAAGAACTAGAAGAAACCTTCGAGAAGTGCTTTAATCGCAAAGTTAAAGTCACCTTAAAAGTCCTGACTGAAGAGCAAATGCGAGCCAAACCGGCCTCCACCTCTTCTGCTCCACCGCCTGTCTCTGCCCCACCGCCTGTCTCTAATCCACCGGCCAATATGGCTGCGCCCCAGCCGGTTGCAGCTCCTCCTGCGCCCCTGCAGAATGGTCATGCAGCCCCACAAACTGCGCCAGCAGCACCTACTGCAGCACCGCCCACCTGGCAAAGCGAGGACGAAATCACCTCTGCAGCCAAGAGTTTCGCCCAATTTTTTAACGGCGCTTTTGTGGATATTGATCCGAAAGAACCTGAGCAAACAGAAACGGCTAAATCTAAATAA
- the bioF gene encoding 8-amino-7-oxononanoate synthase: MAAYAWIESALATVHKANWYRSVKTMSSPGPTAVLNGKTVINFASNDYLGLAGDSRLAEAAIAAIHTYGTGSTGSRLLSGHRLIHEQLEGAISSWKQTEAAIVYSSGYLANIGTITALVNKRDLILADAYNHASLKNGARLSGATLHEFGHAHVTELQTLLETHRAYHRRCLLVTDSVFSMDGDLCPLPELIDLAEQYDCMLLIDEAHGTGVLGATGAGCVEHFGCRDAELIQMGTLSKALGSLGGYVAGSANLIDYLRNRSSSWIYTTGLSPADTAAALAAVEIIREGSELRSQLWQRVTQLKQALTSQLASENDHQTMQLLPSESPIFCVQMLTPAAVLTASQQLLDQGIFAPAIRPPTVPTSRIRISMMATHQPEHVDQLIAAFSVMAHQ; the protein is encoded by the coding sequence ATGGCTGCGTATGCTTGGATTGAGTCAGCGTTAGCCACGGTTCACAAAGCGAATTGGTATCGCTCGGTCAAAACTATGAGCAGCCCAGGACCAACGGCTGTACTCAACGGGAAAACGGTGATCAATTTTGCCAGTAATGATTATCTCGGTTTAGCCGGGGATTCAAGGCTAGCTGAAGCTGCGATCGCAGCCATTCATACCTATGGAACGGGTAGTACTGGATCGCGGTTACTCAGCGGTCATCGACTGATCCATGAGCAGTTGGAAGGTGCGATCTCATCCTGGAAACAGACGGAAGCTGCCATTGTCTATAGCTCTGGCTACCTCGCCAATATCGGTACGATTACGGCCTTAGTCAATAAACGCGACTTGATTCTGGCGGATGCCTACAACCATGCCAGCCTCAAAAATGGGGCGCGGTTGAGTGGAGCCACCCTCCATGAATTTGGCCATGCCCATGTCACAGAGTTGCAAACCCTTTTAGAAACCCATCGTGCCTACCATCGCCGCTGCCTTTTGGTCACCGATAGCGTCTTTAGTATGGATGGCGATTTATGCCCACTGCCGGAACTGATTGATCTAGCTGAACAGTATGACTGTATGCTCCTAATTGATGAAGCCCACGGTACTGGCGTTTTAGGGGCAACGGGGGCAGGCTGTGTAGAACATTTTGGCTGTCGCGATGCGGAGCTGATTCAGATGGGGACCCTCAGTAAAGCTCTTGGGAGTTTAGGGGGCTATGTGGCGGGTTCAGCCAATCTGATTGATTACTTGCGTAATCGCTCTTCGAGCTGGATTTATACCACGGGACTATCCCCTGCGGATACGGCGGCGGCGCTAGCGGCAGTGGAGATTATTCGAGAGGGGAGTGAGTTGCGATCGCAACTTTGGCAACGGGTCACTCAACTCAAGCAAGCTTTAACCAGCCAGCTGGCCTCTGAAAACGACCATCAAACCATGCAGCTCTTACCCTCTGAGTCACCGATTTTCTGTGTGCAAATGCTCACCCCCGCAGCCGTTTTGACGGCCAGCCAGCAACTCCTTGACCAAGGGATTTTTGCCCCAGCCATCCGCCCACCCACTGTTCCTACTAGCCGAATTCGGATATCTATGATGGCCACTCATCAGCCTGAGCACGTTGATCAGCTTATTGCTGCCTTTAGTGTAATGGCCCACCAGTAA
- a CDS encoding serine/threonine-protein kinase, whose translation MTLIKDQYQIIKPLEEGGFGITYLAEDTHRPSRRRCVIKQLKPVTQDPQVYQIVQDRFRQEAACLEKLGDENPQIPELYSYFQDGGYFYLAQEWVNGHTLAQWQQPVNASVIMDILQQTLPVLEYIHSQGIIHRDLKPDNIIWRHRDGKPVLIDFGAVKEVMGTQINAQGQTTSSIVIGTPGYMPAEQAAGRPVFSSDLYSLGLSMMVLLTGRLPTHLGSDPCTGELLWRQHASGLDGVLADVLDRATRYHPRERFSSAQEMLAALQRDSATVAPTQKASRSQTPTIQQPQDREAVSIPPFLRGWKGFVGAIALVGIGGLLLFRPGQPNAPVPVGGASPSLDEEPEPTTPSASDRSEQTSSAVVGTWKAELLNVVPPFTGTTHYKQDGTWRNRITFTNGFSQEHTGTWEYADGILLEQSSTLPTTRSAVRWINDNTAEITILENGNPLQTGLKYIAYRQ comes from the coding sequence ATGACGTTGATTAAAGATCAATACCAAATCATTAAGCCATTGGAAGAGGGAGGGTTTGGCATTACCTATTTGGCAGAAGATACCCATCGTCCTTCTCGCCGACGCTGCGTGATTAAACAACTCAAACCCGTCACCCAAGATCCTCAGGTTTATCAAATCGTTCAAGACCGATTCCGCCAAGAAGCTGCTTGCTTAGAAAAACTAGGTGATGAAAATCCCCAAATTCCTGAACTCTATAGTTATTTCCAAGATGGCGGGTACTTTTACCTCGCCCAAGAATGGGTGAATGGCCACACGTTAGCCCAATGGCAGCAACCCGTGAATGCCAGTGTGATTATGGACATTCTGCAGCAGACTCTGCCAGTGCTGGAATACATCCATAGCCAAGGCATCATTCATCGAGATTTGAAGCCCGATAACATCATCTGGCGACATCGGGATGGCAAGCCTGTCTTGATTGACTTTGGGGCGGTCAAAGAAGTGATGGGGACTCAGATCAACGCTCAAGGACAAACCACGTCCTCGATTGTAATTGGCACGCCGGGCTATATGCCTGCTGAACAAGCAGCAGGGCGACCCGTTTTCTCCAGTGATTTGTATAGCCTTGGGCTATCAATGATGGTTCTGTTGACGGGGAGATTGCCCACACACTTGGGTAGCGATCCTTGCACGGGAGAGCTGCTCTGGCGTCAACATGCTTCTGGACTTGATGGTGTCCTAGCAGATGTCCTCGACCGAGCCACACGTTATCATCCGCGAGAGCGATTCTCTTCAGCTCAGGAAATGTTAGCTGCTCTGCAGAGGGATTCCGCTACAGTTGCTCCTACGCAGAAAGCCTCTCGTTCTCAAACACCCACCATTCAGCAGCCTCAAGACCGGGAAGCCGTGAGCATACCGCCTTTTCTAAGAGGATGGAAGGGATTTGTGGGTGCGATCGCACTAGTCGGCATCGGCGGTTTGTTGTTATTTCGGCCCGGTCAGCCCAATGCGCCAGTCCCTGTCGGCGGGGCTAGTCCCAGTCTGGATGAAGAGCCTGAACCCACCACGCCATCGGCCTCAGATCGGTCTGAGCAAACTTCTTCTGCTGTTGTGGGTACCTGGAAAGCTGAATTACTGAATGTTGTGCCACCTTTTACAGGCACCACTCACTATAAACAGGATGGGACTTGGCGTAACCGCATCACCTTTACCAATGGCTTTTCCCAAGAACATACTGGTACCTGGGAGTACGCCGATGGCATTTTGCTGGAGCAATCTTCCACCTTACCGACCACCCGAAGCGCTGTGAGATGGATTAATGATAATACCGCTGAAATCACGATTCTTGAGAACGGTAATCCTCTGCAAACGGGTTTAAAATATATTGCTTATCGTCAATAG
- the acsF gene encoding magnesium-protoporphyrin IX monomethyl ester (oxidative) cyclase, which translates to MVDTLKKPEPQELRDGIKVPAKETVLTPRFYTTDFDEMAKMDLSVNEDEIRAIIAEFKADYNQKHFTRDERFDKSWDHIDGETRRLFIEFLERSCTAEFSGFLLYKELGRRLKTINPLLAEGFNLMSRDEARHAGFLNKAMTDFKLSLDLGFLTKNRSYTFFKPKFIFYATYLSEKIGYWRYITIYRHLAANPDDCVYPIFEFFENWCQDENRHGDFFDALMRSQPQLLNDWKARLWARFFLLSVFVTMYLNDLQRSGFYATIGLDAREYDKHVIKKTNDSAGRVFPLVLNVEHPSFYGHLEECVDNCVKLRAIDAAEQPEFIKTIRKLPIFLSNGFNFLRLYLMKPIPTEQLEGTVR; encoded by the coding sequence ATGGTAGATACCCTCAAAAAGCCAGAACCCCAAGAACTGCGTGACGGGATTAAAGTTCCCGCAAAAGAAACGGTTCTTACCCCTCGTTTCTACACCACTGATTTTGACGAGATGGCCAAGATGGATCTCAGCGTCAATGAAGATGAGATTCGAGCCATCATTGCCGAGTTCAAGGCTGACTATAATCAAAAGCACTTTACCCGTGATGAGCGCTTCGATAAGTCTTGGGATCACATTGATGGTGAAACTCGGCGCTTGTTTATCGAGTTTCTAGAGCGGTCTTGTACTGCAGAGTTCTCTGGCTTCCTCCTCTACAAAGAATTAGGTCGTCGTCTCAAGACCATTAACCCTCTGTTGGCTGAAGGGTTTAACCTGATGTCTCGGGATGAAGCTCGTCACGCTGGCTTCCTCAACAAAGCCATGACGGACTTCAAACTGTCCTTAGACTTGGGCTTTTTGACTAAGAACCGCAGCTATACCTTCTTCAAGCCTAAATTTATCTTTTATGCTACCTACCTCTCTGAAAAGATTGGTTACTGGCGCTATATCACTATCTATCGTCACTTAGCTGCGAATCCAGACGATTGTGTCTATCCCATTTTTGAATTTTTCGAGAATTGGTGCCAAGACGAGAACCGTCATGGTGATTTCTTTGATGCCTTGATGCGGTCTCAGCCTCAACTGCTCAACGATTGGAAAGCCAGGCTCTGGGCAAGGTTCTTCTTGCTATCTGTCTTCGTCACCATGTATCTCAATGACTTGCAGCGTTCTGGTTTCTACGCCACCATTGGTCTAGATGCCCGTGAGTATGACAAGCACGTGATTAAGAAAACCAATGACAGTGCGGGTCGTGTCTTTCCGTTGGTCTTGAACGTAGAGCATCCTAGCTTCTACGGCCACTTGGAAGAGTGTGTAGACAATTGTGTGAAGCTACGTGCCATTGATGCAGCTGAGCAACCTGAGTTCATCAAAACGATCCGGAAGCTACCTATCTTCCTTTCCAATGGCTTTAACTTCTTGCGCTTATATTTAATGAAGCCCATTCCTACGGAGCAGCTAGAAGGGACCGTCCGTTAG
- a CDS encoding alpha-amylase encodes MSEPNGVMMQFFHWYNAADGSLWSELKKKAADLANVGITAVWLPPAYKGLAGGYDVGYGVYDMYDLGEFDQKGSIRTKYGTKDEYISAIEEAQASGIHVYADVVLNHKMGADAEEEAQARPMNPNNRHQPIGDTQTVKVWTHFTFPGRQGKYSDLEWHWWHFDAVDYNAYNDGQQAVYLFKDKKFDDNVDLEKGVFDYLMGCDLDMEHPEVRDELKRWGEWVINTTHIDGFRFDAVKHVKADFFPEWLNHCRQHSPKRLFAVGEYWSDEIEALHHFVKITGGDVMLFDAPLHYNFTVASTQGCDFDLRQIFDDTLVKEQPALAVTLVENHDSQPLQALESVVESWFKPLAYALILLRRDGYPCIFYADYYGAHYKDKGRDGNEYEIWLDSHQWLIDKFLGARRTYAYGDQYDYFDHANCVGWTRLGTDEHPGGMAVILSNGDQGCKWMEMGHPHQTYRDVTEHISEPITTNAEGWAEFVCKAGSVSVWVPQTDEPSVI; translated from the coding sequence ATGTCTGAACCCAACGGCGTAATGATGCAGTTCTTTCATTGGTACAACGCCGCTGATGGCAGTTTGTGGAGTGAACTGAAGAAAAAAGCTGCCGATCTAGCGAATGTGGGTATCACCGCTGTGTGGCTACCGCCTGCCTATAAAGGTCTAGCAGGAGGATATGACGTGGGCTATGGTGTTTATGACATGTATGACTTGGGTGAATTCGACCAAAAAGGGTCTATTCGCACCAAATATGGCACTAAAGATGAATATATCTCAGCGATTGAGGAGGCTCAGGCATCTGGCATTCATGTCTATGCTGATGTCGTGCTTAATCACAAGATGGGTGCGGATGCCGAAGAAGAGGCCCAAGCGCGACCCATGAATCCTAATAATCGTCACCAGCCGATTGGTGACACTCAAACCGTCAAAGTCTGGACCCATTTCACGTTTCCAGGTCGTCAGGGCAAGTATTCAGACCTAGAGTGGCACTGGTGGCACTTTGATGCCGTGGACTATAACGCCTACAACGATGGCCAGCAAGCAGTCTATTTGTTTAAAGACAAAAAATTTGATGACAACGTTGACTTAGAAAAGGGAGTCTTTGATTACCTGATGGGGTGTGACCTGGATATGGAACATCCTGAAGTCAGGGATGAACTCAAACGTTGGGGAGAATGGGTGATTAACACGACCCACATCGATGGGTTCCGTTTTGATGCCGTCAAGCATGTCAAAGCAGATTTTTTCCCCGAGTGGCTGAACCATTGTCGACAGCACTCCCCGAAGCGGCTGTTTGCAGTAGGGGAATATTGGTCCGACGAAATTGAAGCCCTGCACCATTTTGTCAAAATCACCGGGGGCGACGTCATGCTGTTTGATGCCCCGTTGCACTACAACTTTACGGTGGCAAGTACGCAAGGGTGTGACTTTGACCTCCGCCAAATTTTTGATGACACGTTGGTGAAAGAGCAGCCTGCCTTAGCCGTCACTCTGGTTGAAAATCATGATTCTCAGCCCTTGCAGGCGTTAGAGTCTGTGGTGGAGTCTTGGTTTAAGCCCTTGGCCTATGCCTTGATTTTGTTACGTCGAGATGGATATCCCTGTATTTTCTATGCGGACTATTATGGGGCTCACTACAAGGACAAAGGCCGTGATGGTAATGAGTATGAAATTTGGTTGGACAGTCATCAATGGTTAATCGATAAGTTCCTAGGTGCTCGACGGACCTATGCCTATGGCGATCAGTATGACTATTTTGATCATGCCAACTGTGTGGGCTGGACTCGCTTAGGCACGGATGAGCATCCAGGGGGAATGGCCGTCATCCTTAGCAATGGTGATCAGGGCTGCAAATGGATGGAAATGGGACACCCCCACCAAACCTATCGGGATGTGACAGAACATATCTCCGAGCCGATCACGACCAATGCTGAGGGTTGGGCTGAATTTGTCTGTAAGGCTGGCTCTGTCTCTGTATGGGTTCCCCAAACGGATGAGCCTTCCGTTATTTAG
- a CDS encoding DUF3368 domain-containing protein, producing MVKRWVVNASPIISLTKIDRIPLLQELCDEVVIPQGVADEISLGGYNDSAVAWLQQTGQAFIRADLAIEPRVASWDLGMGESQVLSWAIQNPGYEAIIDDLAARKAAKILQVPVRGTLAIVVLAKQAGYISSAKKDLENLVQVGLRISPAVLEQALTLAGE from the coding sequence GTGGTTAAGCGCTGGGTGGTGAATGCTTCGCCAATTATTAGCCTGACCAAAATTGACCGTATCCCTTTGCTGCAGGAACTCTGTGATGAAGTGGTCATTCCCCAAGGCGTTGCCGATGAAATTAGCCTGGGCGGATATAACGATAGTGCTGTTGCTTGGCTCCAGCAAACGGGGCAGGCATTTATTCGAGCAGATTTAGCCATTGAACCTAGGGTTGCTAGTTGGGATTTAGGTATGGGAGAAAGCCAGGTGCTCTCTTGGGCTATTCAAAACCCTGGATATGAAGCAATTATCGATGACCTAGCCGCACGCAAAGCCGCCAAAATTCTCCAAGTTCCTGTTCGAGGCACACTGGCTATAGTCGTACTCGCCAAACAGGCAGGATATATCTCGTCAGCCAAGAAAGACTTAGAAAATCTAGTTCAGGTAGGGTTACGCATTAGCCCTGCCGTACTTGAGCAAGCCCTTACTTTAGCGGGGGAATAG